The Sinomicrobium kalidii genome contains a region encoding:
- a CDS encoding efflux transporter outer membrane subunit: MLVKNIKRLGVVVFLLVAVIGCKVGDPYKRPDFDLSEAYYGETDDTIPADSIHLAKMKWVEFFGDYDLAALIDTALANNLDMQKAVQVLEMSRQDLLKSRANFYPSVGLTPFGYKRDYRSLYHDKYGNRASRRHANESETPPTSLYTQQLSYNLGVSTSWELGLWGKLRWKKDAARATYMQSEEFKKGVQTALVAEVASAYYQLLKLRAELEVAERNLDLNKNTLRIVELQYEAGEATKLAIRQTKSQKLKFEALIPQIEREYAVQENRLNALLGRPPQKIEIPGHLSNAEFKGGYNTGVPLELVQNRPDVAASEYELIASNAEVGIAEAMKYPSITIDAGLGLDSYKLNKLFTPVESAFALINGAIFQPIFQKRKLKTNYKKALTRRQIAQLDFKEKVIDAVREVSDALIILEKLEEEHALAEERLEITQKGVTDAALLFRSGFANYLEVITAQSDALESELGLIDIKMQIFLANIELYRSLGGGWQ, from the coding sequence ATGTTGGTAAAAAATATAAAAAGACTCGGTGTAGTGGTGTTTCTCCTCGTGGCTGTAATAGGCTGTAAGGTAGGGGACCCTTATAAGCGGCCTGACTTCGACCTTTCCGAAGCGTACTATGGGGAGACTGATGATACGATCCCGGCCGACAGTATTCACCTGGCAAAGATGAAATGGGTGGAATTTTTTGGAGATTATGACCTGGCTGCTCTGATCGATACGGCGCTGGCCAATAACCTGGATATGCAAAAAGCGGTTCAGGTCCTCGAAATGAGCCGTCAGGACCTGTTAAAGTCCAGGGCAAATTTTTATCCGTCGGTTGGGCTCACTCCTTTTGGATACAAAAGGGATTATCGCTCTTTGTATCACGATAAGTATGGAAACAGGGCCTCCAGGAGACATGCTAATGAAAGTGAAACTCCTCCCACAAGTTTGTATACGCAACAGTTGTCGTATAATCTTGGTGTAAGCACCAGCTGGGAACTGGGCCTTTGGGGAAAGCTGCGCTGGAAAAAAGATGCGGCCCGCGCCACTTATATGCAGAGCGAAGAGTTTAAGAAGGGTGTACAGACGGCATTGGTGGCCGAAGTGGCCTCTGCCTATTACCAGTTACTGAAATTGCGGGCGGAACTCGAAGTGGCAGAGCGGAACCTGGACCTCAATAAAAACACCCTGAGGATCGTAGAGTTGCAATACGAAGCCGGGGAGGCCACCAAACTGGCCATACGGCAGACCAAATCGCAAAAGCTGAAGTTTGAAGCTCTTATCCCTCAGATAGAAAGGGAATATGCAGTACAGGAGAACAGGCTGAACGCCCTCCTGGGAAGACCTCCGCAAAAGATCGAGATCCCCGGGCATTTGAGCAATGCCGAATTTAAGGGCGGTTACAATACCGGAGTGCCCCTGGAGCTCGTCCAGAACCGGCCGGATGTGGCCGCTTCAGAATACGAACTGATAGCAAGCAATGCAGAAGTAGGTATTGCAGAAGCTATGAAATATCCTTCCATTACCATCGATGCAGGTCTGGGACTGGACTCCTATAAACTGAACAAATTGTTTACTCCTGTGGAGTCTGCTTTTGCCTTGATCAACGGAGCTATTTTCCAGCCCATATTTCAAAAGCGAAAGCTGAAGACCAATTATAAAAAAGCCCTTACGAGGAGGCAGATCGCCCAATTGGATTTTAAAGAGAAGGTGATCGATGCCGTAAGGGAAGTTTCGGATGCCCTGATAATCCTGGAAAAACTGGAAGAAGAACACGCTCTGGCCGAAGAACGGCTGGAAATTACCCAGAAGGGAGTTACGGATGCCGCACTTCTGTTCAGGAGCGGTTTTGCCAATTACCTGGAAGTTATTACCGCCCAGAGTGATGCACTTGAGAGTGAACTGGGGCTCATAGATATTAAAATGCAGATCTTCCTGGCCAATATCGAACTGTACAGAAGTCTTGGCGGAGGCTGGCAATAA
- a CDS encoding metallophosphoesterase family protein: MKRRNFIKIAGTGTAGLSASLSTPLLAASSRKDQTTPVLKIAHITDVHIRPEENAPHRFKQCLREIRDTGVDFFLNGGDSIYAADYSHVTRERVTTQWKIWDQCIEEIDGYEIHSCIGNHDIWWAAPDKQDPMYGKDYVVQRLQIPNRFYSFSEKGWHFMILDGNNPSVSLDEEQFRWLEHELNRLNDNTPVLLMSHYPILGVTPFWEGGMHSDYQALKTLFYKHRDKVKICLSGHQHLLDSASYNGISYFCNGAMSGFWWEKGDKNSAAEGYCQETPPGYALLELYEDGTFTNTYIPHSY, encoded by the coding sequence ATGAAACGCAGAAATTTCATAAAAATTGCGGGGACGGGAACGGCGGGGCTGTCTGCATCCCTCTCTACTCCCCTGCTTGCGGCCTCTTCACGGAAAGACCAGACCACCCCGGTATTAAAAATAGCCCATATTACCGATGTACACATACGCCCGGAAGAAAATGCCCCGCACCGGTTTAAACAATGCCTGCGGGAAATCCGGGATACGGGAGTGGACTTTTTCCTCAATGGCGGCGATTCGATATATGCAGCAGATTACAGTCACGTCACCAGGGAAAGGGTCACCACACAGTGGAAAATCTGGGACCAATGTATTGAGGAAATTGACGGCTATGAGATCCATAGCTGTATCGGGAATCACGATATATGGTGGGCTGCCCCGGACAAGCAGGACCCCATGTATGGAAAAGATTATGTGGTGCAGCGATTACAAATTCCCAACAGGTTTTACAGTTTTTCCGAAAAGGGCTGGCATTTTATGATCCTTGACGGCAACAACCCTTCCGTTTCCCTGGATGAAGAACAATTCCGGTGGCTGGAACACGAACTCAACCGGCTTAACGATAATACGCCGGTATTGCTAATGTCACATTATCCTATACTGGGGGTAACTCCTTTCTGGGAAGGAGGAATGCACTCCGATTACCAAGCCCTCAAAACGTTGTTCTACAAACATCGTGACAAGGTGAAAATATGCCTCAGCGGACACCAGCACCTGCTGGACAGCGCATCCTACAACGGAATTTCTTATTTTTGTAACGGTGCCATGAGCGGATTCTGGTGGGAGAAAGGGGATAAAAACTCCGCTGCCGAAGGTTATTGCCAGGAAACCCCGCCGGGATATGCCCTCCTGGAACTTTATGAAGATGGTACGTTTACCAATACATATATTCCGCATTCCTATTAA
- the gltB gene encoding glutamate synthase large subunit — MRLKQQGLYHPENEHDNCGAGFICNLKGKRTNDIIHKALDILIRLEHRGAVSADGKTGDGAGILIEIPHEFFKKACSFELPEPKEYAVGMLFLPKSANQVKVCTRIFEESIAKQGLDIIGWRRVPVDHSCIGKIAAESEPTIMQVFVGKNGKDLSETEFNAKLYAARKIAEHQVLKSSFSEADYFYFSSLSTTTIIYKGLLMPQDINIYYKDLNDPEAVTKLALVHQRFSTNTFPTWDLAQPFRYMCHNGEINTLKGNLSRMKAREELFKSDIFGDDLKDIPPIVLEGKSDSASMDMVLELLLQTGRSLPEAMMMMVPEAWEKHQSMDDSKKAFYEYNACIMEPWDGPASIPFTDGNYIGALLDRNGLRPSRYTVTKDGYVIMSSETGVIDIKPENVEYHGRLEPGRMFLVDMNEGRIVRDEEVKKEITSQRPYRKWLDDNLLPLASIPYTGNKTPVEKEDIHTRQKLFGYTLEDIKTIIMPMATEGKEAIGSMGFDTPLAVLSEKPQLLYNYFKQLFAQVTNPPLDGIREEIVTDISLSIGGDRNIFDVVPEQAKKLRIQNPVISNEDLDKIKYIDHPDFKAKSISILYEAEKGLNGLESRLEAIVSEIGLAVDEDANIIILSDRNVAKGYVPIPALLACSFVHHSLKKLEKRSSIGIIIESAEPREPHHFAMLFGYGASAINPYMVNEIIEELVANEDIVSADKKKAVRNFNMAIGKGIVKIMNKIGISTLHSYRGSQIFEALGLNEKFVDKYFCNTATRVEGIGLYELEKEIRKRYDKAFEKESVSADLRLDIGGDYRWRRNGEKHMFNPASVAKLQQAVRSNNYDNYKEYSAIINEQSERLMTLRGMFKFRNLSPISIEEVEPWTEIVKRFKTGAMSFGSISREAHENLAIAMNRIGGKSNSGEGGEDPGRFHKDLDGNWKNSAIKQVASGRFGVSIDYLTNAKEIQIKMAQGAKPGEGGQLPGSKVYPWIAKVRNSTPYVGLISPPPHHDIYSIEDLAQLIYDLKNANREARVNVKLVSKVGVGTIAAGVAKAKADVVLISGYDGGTGASPLTSLRHAGLPWELGIAEAQQTLVLNDLRNRIVLECDGQLKTGRDVAIACLLGAEEFGFATAPLVASGCIMMRACHLNTCPVGIATQDPELRKNFKGTPEHVINFMYFVAQELRQIMADLGFRTINEMVGKSEKLNMNKAIDHYKAQGIDLSKILYKPQVDNHVEVYNTKKQDHNLENVLDFDILNKAHPAVYRKEKMEQCFIINNTNRTTGAILSNEISKIHGAKGLPEDTLTLKFSGSAGQSFGAFATRGLTMIVNGNTNDYFGKGLSGAKLVVRVPEKTTFRPEENIIIGNVALYGAINGEAYINGIAGERFCVRNSGAKAVVEGIGDHGCEYMTGGVAVILGKIGRNFAAGMSGGVAYIYNGSNEMDNHDFNLEMVELENPSAGDMDEVKQLVENHYAYTGSPLAKRLLDDWRAQKNKFIKVMPVEYKKALERLAREKALDSEELVVKG, encoded by the coding sequence ATGAGACTTAAGCAGCAAGGACTTTATCATCCGGAGAATGAACATGATAATTGTGGAGCCGGTTTTATTTGTAACCTGAAAGGGAAAAGGACCAACGATATAATTCACAAGGCCCTGGACATCCTCATTCGCCTGGAACACCGGGGAGCAGTGAGTGCAGATGGCAAAACGGGAGACGGGGCAGGTATATTGATAGAAATACCGCACGAATTCTTTAAAAAAGCATGTAGCTTTGAACTGCCCGAACCGAAAGAATATGCAGTGGGCATGCTTTTTTTGCCCAAATCTGCCAACCAGGTAAAGGTTTGTACCAGGATATTTGAAGAAAGCATTGCCAAGCAGGGGCTTGACATCATCGGTTGGAGGAGGGTTCCGGTAGATCATTCCTGCATCGGGAAAATAGCAGCGGAATCCGAACCTACGATTATGCAGGTGTTTGTAGGCAAAAACGGCAAAGACCTGAGCGAAACGGAGTTTAATGCCAAATTATATGCTGCCCGGAAGATCGCGGAACACCAGGTGTTGAAATCCAGCTTTTCAGAGGCCGACTATTTCTACTTCTCCAGCCTGTCTACCACCACTATAATATATAAGGGCCTGCTGATGCCGCAGGACATCAATATCTATTACAAGGACTTGAACGATCCTGAAGCGGTGACCAAACTGGCCCTGGTACACCAGCGCTTTTCTACCAATACGTTCCCTACCTGGGACCTGGCACAGCCTTTCAGGTATATGTGCCACAATGGGGAGATCAACACCCTTAAAGGCAACCTGAGCAGGATGAAAGCGAGGGAAGAACTCTTTAAAAGCGATATCTTCGGAGATGATTTAAAAGATATTCCACCGATCGTACTTGAAGGAAAATCAGACTCCGCTTCGATGGACATGGTGCTGGAGCTGTTGCTGCAAACCGGGAGATCGCTTCCCGAAGCCATGATGATGATGGTGCCGGAAGCCTGGGAAAAACACCAGTCTATGGACGACAGTAAAAAGGCGTTCTACGAATACAATGCCTGTATCATGGAACCTTGGGACGGACCGGCTTCCATTCCGTTTACCGACGGTAACTATATCGGTGCGCTGCTGGACAGGAACGGGCTCCGTCCTTCGCGGTATACCGTTACGAAAGACGGATATGTGATAATGTCTTCCGAAACAGGCGTTATCGATATAAAACCCGAAAATGTGGAATATCACGGTCGCCTCGAACCGGGCCGTATGTTCCTTGTGGATATGAACGAGGGCCGTATTGTGAGGGATGAAGAGGTGAAAAAAGAAATTACGTCCCAAAGGCCTTATAGGAAATGGCTGGATGATAACCTGCTTCCGCTGGCCAGTATTCCGTATACCGGGAACAAAACCCCTGTAGAAAAAGAGGATATACACACACGGCAAAAGCTTTTCGGTTATACCCTGGAAGACATAAAGACCATTATAATGCCCATGGCTACCGAGGGTAAGGAAGCCATTGGTTCCATGGGATTTGATACCCCCCTTGCCGTGTTGTCGGAAAAACCGCAGTTGTTATACAATTACTTCAAGCAGCTTTTTGCCCAGGTCACCAATCCGCCACTGGACGGTATCCGGGAAGAGATCGTTACGGATATCAGTCTTTCCATTGGAGGGGACAGGAACATTTTTGATGTTGTTCCCGAACAGGCCAAAAAACTCCGTATACAAAACCCGGTAATTTCCAATGAGGATCTCGATAAAATAAAATACATAGACCATCCGGATTTCAAGGCGAAATCCATTTCCATCCTCTACGAAGCGGAAAAAGGGCTTAACGGTCTGGAGTCGAGGTTAGAGGCTATTGTTTCCGAGATTGGCCTTGCTGTTGACGAAGATGCCAATATTATTATCCTTTCCGACAGGAATGTAGCAAAGGGATACGTGCCGATACCTGCGTTGCTTGCATGCTCTTTTGTACATCATTCCCTCAAGAAACTCGAAAAGCGATCTTCTATCGGTATCATCATAGAATCGGCAGAGCCCAGGGAACCGCACCATTTTGCAATGTTGTTCGGGTACGGTGCAAGTGCGATTAACCCGTATATGGTAAACGAAATTATCGAGGAACTCGTTGCTAATGAAGATATTGTTTCGGCCGATAAGAAAAAGGCGGTCCGGAACTTTAACATGGCCATAGGAAAGGGAATTGTTAAGATCATGAACAAAATAGGGATATCTACCCTGCATTCCTACAGGGGCTCCCAGATATTTGAAGCACTCGGGCTCAATGAGAAATTCGTGGACAAATACTTCTGCAATACAGCTACACGTGTAGAAGGTATAGGGCTCTATGAACTGGAGAAAGAGATACGCAAGCGATACGACAAGGCCTTTGAAAAAGAAAGCGTGTCTGCTGACCTTCGTCTTGACATCGGAGGGGACTATCGCTGGCGAAGGAACGGGGAAAAACACATGTTCAATCCCGCCTCCGTGGCCAAACTGCAGCAGGCAGTACGAAGTAATAATTATGACAATTATAAGGAATATTCTGCCATAATCAACGAACAGAGTGAACGCCTGATGACCCTGAGGGGGATGTTTAAGTTCAGGAATCTCAGCCCGATCTCCATTGAGGAAGTAGAACCCTGGACCGAAATCGTAAAGCGTTTTAAGACCGGGGCTATGTCTTTTGGTTCCATCAGCAGGGAAGCTCATGAAAACCTGGCCATAGCCATGAATCGTATCGGTGGTAAGAGCAATTCGGGTGAAGGAGGAGAAGACCCGGGAAGATTTCACAAAGACCTGGACGGAAACTGGAAGAACAGTGCTATTAAACAAGTAGCCTCGGGAAGGTTCGGGGTTTCCATAGATTACCTTACCAACGCGAAAGAAATACAGATTAAAATGGCACAAGGGGCCAAACCGGGCGAAGGCGGACAGCTCCCGGGGTCCAAGGTGTATCCGTGGATAGCCAAGGTGAGGAATTCAACGCCTTATGTTGGATTAATCTCCCCGCCCCCGCATCACGATATCTATTCCATTGAAGACCTGGCGCAGCTTATTTACGATCTCAAAAATGCCAACCGCGAAGCCAGGGTCAATGTGAAGCTGGTGTCAAAAGTGGGTGTAGGAACTATTGCTGCCGGTGTGGCCAAAGCCAAGGCCGACGTAGTTCTCATCTCGGGATATGACGGGGGAACGGGGGCCTCACCGCTCACTTCGCTGAGACATGCGGGACTGCCCTGGGAACTCGGTATTGCCGAAGCACAGCAAACCCTGGTGCTCAACGATTTGAGAAACAGGATTGTACTGGAGTGCGACGGACAATTAAAAACCGGAAGGGATGTGGCCATAGCCTGTCTGCTCGGTGCCGAAGAGTTTGGTTTTGCCACCGCACCGCTCGTAGCTTCCGGATGTATTATGATGCGGGCCTGCCACCTGAATACTTGTCCGGTGGGAATTGCAACACAGGACCCCGAATTGAGAAAGAACTTTAAGGGTACCCCGGAACACGTGATCAATTTCATGTATTTCGTGGCCCAGGAGCTGCGGCAGATCATGGCAGATCTCGGTTTCCGTACCATTAACGAAATGGTGGGCAAAAGCGAGAAACTCAATATGAACAAGGCCATCGACCACTATAAAGCGCAGGGAATAGACCTTTCGAAAATCCTGTATAAGCCGCAAGTGGATAATCACGTAGAGGTTTACAATACGAAAAAACAGGATCACAACCTGGAAAATGTGCTGGATTTTGATATCCTGAACAAGGCCCACCCCGCAGTGTACCGTAAAGAAAAAATGGAACAGTGTTTCATCATTAACAATACTAACCGTACGACCGGGGCCATTTTAAGTAATGAAATTTCCAAAATACACGGGGCTAAGGGGCTTCCCGAGGACACCCTGACCCTTAAATTTTCCGGATCTGCCGGACAAAGTTTCGGGGCATTTGCTACACGAGGCCTGACCATGATAGTCAATGGCAATACCAACGATTATTTCGGAAAGGGACTCTCCGGAGCCAAACTCGTGGTGAGAGTGCCGGAAAAAACGACTTTCAGACCAGAGGAAAACATCATTATCGGTAATGTGGCACTGTATGGGGCCATAAACGGGGAAGCGTATATCAACGGTATAGCAGGAGAGCGATTTTGTGTGAGGAACTCGGGGGCCAAAGCTGTTGTTGAAGGAATCGGTGACCATGGCTGTGAATATATGACAGGAGGTGTGGCGGTGATCCTTGGCAAAATAGGCCGGAACTTCGCTGCCGGAATGAGCGGTGGGGTTGCCTATATCTACAATGGCTCCAACGAAATGGATAACCACGACTTTAACCTGGAAATGGTAGAGTTGGAAAACCCGTCCGCCGGGGATATGGACGAAGTGAAACAGCTGGTGGAAAACCATTATGCCTATACCGGAAGCCCGTTGGCCAAAAGGTTACTGGACGACTGGAGAGCACAGAAAAACAAATTCATCAAGGTAATGCCTGTAGAGTATAAAAAAGCCCTGGAAAGGTTAGCCAGGGAAAAGGCATTGGACAGTGAAGAATTAGTAGTGAAAGGCTGA
- a CDS encoding glutamate synthase subunit beta, with protein sequence MGKLRGFLEYDRKVEDYIEVKKRVQNYEEFTEDLNESELNEQGARCMDCGIPFCHSGCPLGNLIPDFNDAVYKNHWAKALDILHATNNFPEFTGRLCPAPCESACVLGIINPPVSIELIEKYIVERGFKEGWIKADPPKERTGKKVAVIGSGPAGLAAAQQLNRAGHNVTVFERDKKVGGLLRYGIPDFKLEKHIIDRRLTILEEEGIEFKTGVHVGVNYDVEELKTYDAVVLCGGATSRRALPVPGADAKGVVQAMEFLKRNNEVVDGLEEPTADLHAKGKNVIVIGGGDTGSDCIGTSNRHGARSVTNFEIMPMPSEERTMENPWPFWPFTLKSTSSHEEGCDRNWSIATKEFVKDDKGNLKALKTVEVEWVKVPGGRPQLKEVEGSEKEWPCELVLLALGFTGPEKTLGEQLGLELDQRTNIKGNNYQTNVPNVFVAGDMRRGQSLIVWAISEGREAAHHVDKFLMGKSSLPLKEKGDLPAA encoded by the coding sequence ATGGGAAAATTAAGAGGCTTTTTGGAATACGACAGAAAAGTAGAAGATTATATAGAAGTAAAGAAACGGGTACAGAACTACGAAGAGTTCACCGAAGATTTGAACGAAAGCGAACTGAACGAGCAGGGAGCACGATGTATGGATTGCGGCATACCGTTTTGTCACAGCGGATGCCCGCTTGGAAACCTGATCCCCGATTTTAATGATGCCGTATATAAAAACCACTGGGCAAAGGCATTGGATATCCTTCATGCCACGAACAATTTTCCGGAATTTACCGGGAGACTCTGTCCGGCTCCTTGCGAATCGGCATGTGTGCTCGGGATCATTAATCCGCCCGTTTCCATAGAATTGATAGAGAAATATATCGTGGAGCGCGGGTTCAAGGAAGGATGGATAAAAGCCGATCCGCCTAAGGAACGCACCGGAAAAAAAGTGGCCGTAATAGGCTCCGGACCGGCCGGACTGGCCGCTGCACAGCAACTGAACAGGGCCGGGCATAACGTCACTGTCTTTGAACGTGACAAAAAAGTAGGAGGCCTGCTCCGCTACGGTATACCGGATTTTAAACTGGAAAAACATATTATAGACAGACGGCTGACGATACTTGAAGAGGAAGGTATCGAATTTAAAACAGGAGTCCATGTAGGTGTCAATTACGATGTGGAAGAACTGAAAACATACGATGCGGTGGTGTTGTGTGGCGGGGCTACGTCGAGAAGGGCATTGCCCGTACCCGGAGCTGATGCCAAAGGCGTAGTGCAGGCCATGGAGTTCCTGAAAAGGAATAATGAAGTCGTGGACGGGCTGGAAGAACCCACAGCCGATTTGCACGCCAAAGGAAAGAACGTAATCGTTATTGGCGGTGGAGATACCGGATCAGACTGTATCGGAACATCCAACCGTCACGGGGCCAGGTCGGTGACCAATTTTGAGATCATGCCGATGCCTTCTGAAGAAAGGACTATGGAAAACCCCTGGCCGTTCTGGCCGTTCACCCTTAAATCCACTTCATCTCACGAAGAAGGTTGTGATCGCAACTGGAGCATAGCTACCAAAGAGTTTGTCAAAGACGACAAAGGCAACCTGAAAGCCCTGAAAACCGTAGAGGTGGAATGGGTTAAAGTCCCCGGCGGACGCCCGCAACTCAAAGAAGTGGAAGGCTCGGAGAAAGAGTGGCCCTGCGAACTCGTTTTGCTGGCCCTCGGTTTTACCGGACCGGAAAAAACACTCGGTGAACAACTGGGACTGGAACTGGATCAGAGAACCAACATCAAGGGCAATAATTATCAAACCAATGTACCGAACGTTTTTGTAGCCGGTGATATGCGAAGAGGACAGTCGTTGATTGTCTGGGCCATATCCGAAGGCCGGGAAGCGGCACACCATGTGGATAAATTCCTTATGGGTAAGTCGTCCCTGCCGTTAAAGGAAAAGGGCGACCTGCCTGCTGCATAA
- a CDS encoding carbonic anhydrase, with translation MELTKVFENNEKWIAQKLAADPDYFKNLSRGQSPEILYIGCSDSRVTAEDLMGAQPGEVFVHRNIANMVISTDLNVMSVLNYAVNHLKVKHVVVCGHYFCGGVKAAMQAEDLGILNPWLRNIRDVYRLHKNELNNIANETEKYNRLVELNVQEQCINLIKTAAVQKAYKERGLKVHGWVFDIHSGKLIDLKIDFDNLLKDIMEIYNLEK, from the coding sequence ATGGAACTGACAAAAGTATTTGAAAACAACGAAAAATGGATCGCTCAAAAACTTGCAGCCGATCCGGATTACTTTAAAAACCTTTCCAGAGGACAGAGTCCCGAAATCCTTTACATCGGGTGCTCTGACAGCAGGGTCACTGCCGAAGACCTTATGGGCGCTCAACCGGGAGAGGTCTTTGTACACCGGAACATCGCCAATATGGTCATCAGCACGGACCTCAATGTGATGTCTGTACTTAACTATGCCGTAAATCACCTGAAGGTAAAGCACGTAGTCGTCTGCGGACATTATTTCTGTGGCGGGGTCAAAGCCGCCATGCAGGCCGAAGACCTGGGTATCCTCAACCCCTGGCTCAGGAATATCAGGGATGTATACCGACTGCACAAAAATGAACTGAACAACATTGCAAATGAAACCGAAAAATACAACCGTCTGGTTGAACTCAATGTTCAGGAGCAATGCATTAACCTTATTAAAACTGCGGCTGTACAAAAAGCGTACAAGGAAAGGGGACTAAAAGTTCACGGATGGGTATTTGATATCCACAGTGGTAAACTCATTGACCTGAAGATTGATTTTGATAACTTACTTAAAGACATCATGGAAATATACAACCTTGAAAAATGA
- a CDS encoding endonuclease/exonuclease/phosphatase family protein, producing the protein MKSLSSVLVFTGVLFLFFSCTDSKKPAEFTLMTYNIYHGESNYNRGESNLNGVAEVINRYQPDFAALQEVDSMTLRTAEFNNGEKKNLVKELEKLTGMHGGFGKAIDYSEGGYGEGLLAEKSSDFKVINLPTPKGGEGRAMIYTTYEYAKGKKITFAATHLCHQFEENRMAQIKAINNFLLKLDHPAVLAGDLNFREGSAPYKVLEPHWTDSALEYGSPEFTIPADAPRSRIDYIWLSKNARWDITAAEVPRADHSDHLPVVIKVKLH; encoded by the coding sequence ATGAAATCTCTTAGCAGTGTTTTAGTATTTACAGGCGTTCTTTTCCTGTTTTTCTCATGTACCGACAGTAAAAAGCCGGCCGAATTCACCCTGATGACCTATAACATCTATCACGGGGAGAGCAATTACAACAGGGGAGAAAGTAATTTGAACGGTGTGGCAGAAGTCATTAACCGGTACCAACCCGATTTCGCAGCGCTCCAGGAAGTGGACAGCATGACCCTTCGTACTGCAGAATTTAACAACGGGGAGAAAAAGAACCTCGTAAAAGAACTCGAAAAACTCACCGGAATGCACGGTGGTTTCGGCAAAGCCATAGATTACAGTGAGGGCGGATATGGCGAAGGCCTTCTTGCAGAAAAGTCATCTGATTTTAAGGTGATCAACCTCCCCACTCCAAAAGGAGGCGAGGGAAGGGCCATGATATACACCACTTATGAATATGCTAAAGGCAAAAAGATCACCTTTGCCGCAACACATCTCTGCCATCAGTTTGAAGAGAACCGGATGGCACAGATCAAGGCCATCAATAATTTTCTCCTGAAGCTGGATCATCCCGCGGTTCTTGCAGGCGACCTTAACTTCAGGGAAGGGTCCGCTCCGTATAAGGTCCTGGAACCGCACTGGACAGATTCGGCCCTGGAATACGGTTCTCCGGAATTCACCATTCCGGCAGATGCCCCGCGTTCCCGTATCGATTACATCTGGCTGAGCAAAAATGCCCGCTGGGACATCACCGCCGCGGAAGTCCCCCGGGCCGACCATTCCGACCATTTGCCGGTTGTGATAAAGGTGAAGCTGCATTAA